One segment of Drosophila ananassae strain 14024-0371.13 chromosome 3R, ASM1763931v2, whole genome shotgun sequence DNA contains the following:
- the LOC6497412 gene encoding CD109 antigen isoform X3, translating to MMRFILCVFLLQYALLINATGLYSVVGPGTIRSNSKYNVAVSVHKAEGPSKINVSLNGPSFNETKEIEVLPMATENVEFEVPKLASGDYNLTAVGVSGVVFRNTTKLNHADEKPSVFVQTDKATYKPADLVQFRVLFLDENTRPARIDGTISVVITDGAQNRIKQISNVKLTKGVYTGELQLSEQPVLGTWKLAVNVDGEARETKTFEVDKYVLPKFEVKIDTAKDVVAADNLIKATIRAKYTYGKPVKGKATVSLESNYGWSSTSKQEKTIDVDGKGHVEFNLPGSIANSAYIPPYKLFAVVTEELTGNKQNATATVNLHQQRYKLQSVDSPTTYKPSKSFVYQVAVKNVDDSPVLGSTKKVKLFFDLPGRYFSPHYSGHQIKYEEPLNENGIATFQVTLPANVSNYYAILADFDGVQGHFGTISKFQESENREPLTIKVNTKKPRLGEKVSFDVISTGNIPYFVYTIVARGNIVLSDYIVVPEDTKKYTVKFTPTFDMVPQATIYIHYVIDNDLKFEEKTIDFEKDFSNSIDIVAPVNAKPSEEVKLKVKTDADSFVGLLGVDQSVLLLKSGNDFNKDDIFNSLNKYKTSTPWLRGYGRYPGQTSGLVTLTNANYPYNTDEIYFRPWFIGGGPLNWGMRPPIAFSLAAPAPGIVLYEKTGIPGSMGPPSAPMPAPQIRKEFPENWIFYDAKNVDDSGFTLTKKIPDTITSWVITGFSLNPTSGIALTKNPSMIRVFQPFFVSTNLPYSVKRGEVISVPVVVFNYLDKALDVDVTMDNSDGEYEFTEATNDVLEKASDDVQRTKRETVPANSGKSLSFMIRPKNVGTTTLKITATSPLAGDTIHQKLKVEPEGVTQFENRAVFINLKDQPEFSQTVDAEIPQEAVPQSEFIEFSVVGDLLGPTLQNLDNLVRMPYGCGEQNMVNFVPNILVLKYLEVTGRRMPAVETKAKKFLEIGYQRELTYKHDDGSYSAFGKSDKSGSTWLTAYVMRSFHQAGKYTDVDPKVVIAGLDFLVSKQKENGEFPEVGKLFDNANQNSLALTSFVLLAFFENYELIEKYQSAIQKGVNYVAEEVDKSDDLYSLAIAVVALQLAKHPQAEKVLAKLETLARQENDRKWWSKVDPTSSSEVARVYWKPRSNDVEITSYVLLALLEKEAADKSLPIIKWLIAQRNSNGGFSSTQDTVIGLQALTKFAYKTGSGSGSMDIEFTPAGGTKDTIKVNPENSLVLQTHVLPKNTRKVDFTAKGTGSAMVQLSYRYNLAEKEKKPSFKVTPTVKNSPSPQLLDVDICAEFVPLEEADKEKDSNMAVMEIALPSGFVSDSDTLDGIQNVDRVKRVETKNSDSTVIVYFDSLTPGDVRCLPVKATKAHAVAKQKPASVSLYDYYDTERRATEYYQVASSLCDICQGSDCGEGCKKSA from the exons ATGATGAGGTtcattttgtgtgtgtttcttCTGCAATATGCCCTGCTTATCAATGCCACTGG tttatATTCTGTGGTGGGGCCGGGCACTATCCGATCGAACTCCAAGTACAATGTGGCTGTTTCCGTCCACAAGGCCGAGGGTCCCAGCAAAATTAATGTCAGCCTAAATGGACCCTCCTTTAATGAAACCAAAGAGATTGAAGTCCTGCCAATGGCTACTGAGAATGTGGAGTTCGAAGTGCCCAAGCTGGCATCGGGAGACTACAATCTGACAGCTGTGGGAGTGTCGGGTGTTGTGTTCCGTAACACCACCAAACTGAATCATGCCGACGAGAAGCCCTCAGTGTTTGTTCAAACCGATAAGGCCACCTATAAGCCGGCTGATCTTGTACAGTTCCGTGTCCTCTTCCTCGATGAGAACACCCGGCCGGCCAGGATCgatgggaccatttctgtggTGATTACCGATGGAGCTCAGAACAGGATCAAACAGATTTCTAATGTCAAACTGACCAAAGGCGTGTACACCGGGGAACTGCAGCTCTCGGAGCAGCCTGTCCTGGGCACCTGGAAGCTGGCCGTCAATGTGGATGGAGAGGCCAGGGAAACCAAAACCTTTGAGGTTGACAAATATGTCCTGCCCAAATTCGAAGTAAAAATTGACACAGCCAAGGATGTGGTTGCAGCCGATAACCTGATCAAGGCCACCATTCGGGCCAAGTACACCTACGGAAAGCCGGTTAAGGGAAAGGCCACAGTCTCGCTAGAATCGAACTATGGTTGGTCTTCAACATCCAAGCAAGAGAAGACCATCGATGTCGATGGCAAGGGCCATGTTGAGTTTAATCTGCCGGGATCTATAGCAAATTCCGCCTATATACCGCCCTATAAACTGTTTGCTGTTGTCACAGAGGAGCTAACTGGCAACAAACAAAATGCAACCGCTACGGTGAACCTCCATCAGCAACGCTACAAGTTGCAGTCGGTAGATAGTCCAACCACCTACAAGCCAAGCAAGTCTTTTGTGTACCAGGTTGCTGTCAAGAATGTGGATGATTCCCCAGTTTTGGGTTCTACGAAAAaggttaaattattttttgatttgcCTGGTCGATACTTTTCGCCTCACTATAGCGGACaccaaattaaatatgaaGAGCCTTTGAACGAGAATGGCATCGCCACTTTCCAGGTTACACTTCCCGCAAATGTTTCGAACTACTATGCAATTTTGGCAGATTTTGATGGTGTACAAGGACACTTCGGAACTATCTCAAAATTCCAGGAATCGGAGAATAGAGAACCACTAACAATTAAGGTTAACACCAAAAA ACCTCGACTGGGCGAGAAAGTTTCGTTTGATGTGATTTCAACTGGAAATATACCCTATTTTGTCTACACAATTGTAGCCAGGGGTAATATTGTCCTTAGTGATTATATCGTAGTTCCCGAAGATACTAAGAAGTACACTGTGAAGTTTACACCCACATTTGATATGGTTCCCCAGGCCACGATCTACATACATTATGTTATCGACAACGATCTCAAATTCGAAGAGAAAACTATTGACTTCGAAAAGGACTTTAGTAACTCT atCGATATTGTGGCTCCTGTCAATGCAAAGCCCAGTGAGGAAGTTAAACTAAAAGTGAAAACTGATGCCGACTCTTTTGTGGGTCTCCTTGGAGTGGACCAGAGTGTCCTTTTGCTGAAATCCGGCAATGATTTTAATAAGGATGACATTTTTAATAGCCTCAACAAGTACAAGACATCAACGCCCTGGCTCCGTGGATATGGACGTTATCCTGGACAAACCTCCGGATTGGTAACACTCACCAATGCCAATTATCCCTACAATACGG ATGAAATCTATTTCCGCCCATGGTTTATTGGTGGTGGCCCACTCAATTGGGGCATGAGGCCGCCTATAGCATTTTCCCTTGCGGCTCCTGCACCAGGTATTGTTTTATATGAAAAAACAGGAATCCCCGGATCAATGGGTCCTCCGTCGGCCCCAATGCCGGCTCCGCAAATTCGCAAAGAGTTCCCGgaaaattggatattttatgATGCCAAAAA tGTCGATGATAGCGGCTTCACCCTGACAAAGAAGATACCTGATACGATAACCTCATGGGTGATTACCGGCTTTTCCCTGAATCCAACTTCCGGAATTGCTTTAACCAAGAATCCCAGCATGATTCGAGTGTTCCAGCCATTCTTCGTGTCCACCAATTTGCCATACTCCGTCAAGAGGG GTGAGGTTATTTCTGTGCCTGTTGTGGTTTTCAACTATTTGGACAAGGCCCTTGATGTCGATGTGACAATGGACAATTCGGACGGGGAGTACGAGTTCACGGAGGCCACCAACGATGTCCTGGAGAAGGCCAGCGATGACGTCCAAAGGACTAAGCGAGAAACAGTTCCGGCCAACAGTGGCAAAAGTCTTTCGTTTATGATTCGTCCCAAAAATGTGGGAACTACGACTTTGAAGATTACTGCCACTTCACCCCTAGCCGGAGATACCATCCATCAGAAGTTGAAGGTGGAACCTGAGGGAGTGACCCAATTTGAGAACCGTGCTGTCTTCATTAACCTGAAGGATCAGCCAGAGTTCTCCCAGACCGTGGATGCAGAGATACCCCAGGAGGCAGTACCTCAATCGGAGTTCATTGAGTTTTCCGTGGTGGGCGATCTCCTGGGTCCCACACTCCAAAATCTGGACAATCTGGTCCGGATGCCCTACGGATGTGGCGAGCAGAACATGGTCAACTTTGTGCCCAACATCCTGGTGCTGAAGTACTTGGAAGTGACGGGACGAAGAATGCCCGCTGTAGAGACCAAGGCCAAGAAGTTCCTGGAGATTGGTTACCAGCGGGAGTTGACTTACAAGCACGACGATGGATCCTACAGTGCCTTTGGAAAATCGGATAAGTCTGGCAGTACCTGGCTAACTGCTTACGTGATGAGGTCCTTCCACCAAGCCGGAAAGTACACCGATGTGGATCCCAAGGTCGTTATTGCTGGCCTCGACTTCCTCGTGTCCAAGCAGAAGGAGAACGGCGAGTTCCCCGAGGTGGGAAAACTCTTTGACAACGCCAATCAGAATTCCTTAGCTCTCACATCCTTTGTACTGCTGGCTTTCTTCGAGAATTAC GAACTCATTGAGAAGTATCAGAGCGCCATCCAGAAGGGAGTTAACTACGTCGCCGAGGAGGTGGACAAGTCGGATGATCTTTATTCTTTGGCCATCGCCGTGGTGGCTTTGCAACTGGCCAAGCATCCGCAGGCCGAAAAGGTTCTGGCCAAGTTGGAGACCCTGGCCAGGCAGGAGAACGATCGCAAATGGTGGTCCAAGGTGGATCCGACATCGAGTAGTGAAGTTGCCCGCGTCTACTGGAAGCCTCGTAGCAACGATGTAGAGATTACCTCCTACGTCCTGCTGGCTCTTCTCGAAAAGGAGGCGGCGGATAAGTCCCTGCCCATTATCAAGTGGCTGATAGCGCAGCGAAACAGCAACGGAGGATTCTCGTCCACCCAGGACACGGTGATAGGACTGCAGGCTCTGACCAAATTCGCCTACAAAACTGGATCTGGTTCAGGCAGCATGGACATTGAATTTACTCCTGCCGGAGGCACTAAGGATACCATCAAAGTGAACCCCGAAAACTCATTGGTCCTGCAGACTCATGTCCTGCCCAAGAATACGCGCAAGGTCGACTTCACAGCGAAGGGCACAGGATCTGCCATGGTGCAGTTATCCTATCGCTACAACCTGGCCGAGAAGGAGAAGAAGCCCAGCTTCAAAGTGACACCAACGGTGAAGAACTCCCCCAGCCCCCAGCTCCTTGACGTCGATATCTGTGCCGAGTTTGTGCCCCTGGAAGAGGCCGACAAGGAGAAGGACTCAAACATGGCTGTCATGGAGATCGCCCTGCCATCCGGTTTTGTGAGCGATTCCGATACTTTGGATGGAATTCAGAACGTCGACAGGGTTAAGAGGGTGGAGACCAAGAACTCCGACTCGACGGTTATTGTTTACTTTGATAGCCTGACCCCCGGCGATGTCCGCTGCCTCCCAGTCAAGGCCACCAAGGCCCATGCGGTGGCCAAGCAGAAGCCCGCCTCCGTGTCCCTATACGACTATTACGACACCGAGCGCCGAGCCACCGAGTACTATCAGGTGGCCTCCTCCTTGTGCGATATTTGCCAAGGATCCGATTGCGGCGAGGGCTGCAAAAAGAGTGCCTAA
- the LOC6497412 gene encoding CD109 antigen isoform X6 encodes MMRFILCVFLLQYALLINATGLYSVVGPGTIRSNSKYNVAVSVHKAEGPSKINVSLNGPSFNETKEIEVLPMATENVEFEVPKLASGDYNLTAVGVSGVVFRNTTKLNHADEKPSVFVQTDKATYKPADLVQFRVLFLDENTRPARIDGTISVVITDGAQNRIKQISNVKLTKGVYTGELQLSEQPVLGTWKLAVNVDGEARETKTFEVDKYVLPKFEVKIDTAKDVVAADNLIKATIRAKYTYGKPVKGKATVSLESNYGWSSTSKQEKTIDVDGKGHVEFNLPGSIANSAYIPPYKLFAVVTEELTGNKQNATATVNLHQQRYKLQSVDSPTTYKPSKSFVYQVAVKNVDDSPVLGSTKKVKLFFDLPGRYFSPHYSGHQIKYEEPLNENGIATFQVTLPANVSNYYAILADFDGVQGHFGTISKFQESENREPLTIKVNTKKPRLGEKVSFDVISTGNIPYFVYTIVARGNIVLSDYIVVPEDTKKYTVKFTPTFDMVPQATIYIHYVIDNDLKFEEKTIDFEKDFSNSIDIVAPVNAKPSEEVKLKVKTDADSFVGLLGVDQSVLLLKSGNDFNKDDIFNSLNKYKTSTPWLRGYGRYPGQTSGLVTLTNANYPYNTDVSHIKDYSVYDNEVLTLELRAVMDADLSPEIFFDEENLKTDQIRKEFPETWIFQNTENVDDSGFTLTKKIPDTITSWVITGFSLNPTSGIALTKNPSMIRVFQPFFVSTNLPYSVKRGEVISVPVVVFNYLDKALDVDVTMDNSDGEYEFTEATNDVLEKASDDVQRTKRETVPANSGKSLSFMIRPKNVGTTTLKITATSPLAGDTIHQKLKVEPEGVTQFENRAVFINLKDQPEFSQTVDAEIPQEAVPQSEFIEFSVVGDLLGPTLQNLDNLVRMPYGCGEQNMVNFVPNILVLKYLEVTGRRMPAVETKAKKFLEIGYQRELTYKHDDGSYSAFGKSDKSGSTWLTAYVMRSFHQAGKYTDVDPKVVIAGLDFLVSKQKENGEFPEVGKLFDNANQNSLALTSFVLLAFFENYELIEKYQSAIQKGVNYVAEEVDKSDDLYSLAIAVVALQLAKHPQAEKVLAKLETLARQENDRKWWSKVDPTSSSEVARVYWKPRSNDVEITSYVLLALLEKEAADKSLPIIKWLIAQRNSNGGFSSTQDTVIGLQALTKFAYKTGSGSGSMDIEFTPAGGTKDTIKVNPENSLVLQTHVLPKNTRKVDFTAKGTGSAMVQLSYRYNLAEKEKKPSFKVTPTVKNSPSPQLLDVDICAEFVPLEEADKEKDSNMAVMEIALPSGFVSDSDTLDGIQNVDRVKRVETKNSDSTVIVYFDSLTPGDVRCLPVKATKAHAVAKQKPASVSLYDYYDTERRATEYYQVASSLCDICQGSDCGEGCKKSA; translated from the exons ATGATGAGGTtcattttgtgtgtgtttcttCTGCAATATGCCCTGCTTATCAATGCCACTGG tttatATTCTGTGGTGGGGCCGGGCACTATCCGATCGAACTCCAAGTACAATGTGGCTGTTTCCGTCCACAAGGCCGAGGGTCCCAGCAAAATTAATGTCAGCCTAAATGGACCCTCCTTTAATGAAACCAAAGAGATTGAAGTCCTGCCAATGGCTACTGAGAATGTGGAGTTCGAAGTGCCCAAGCTGGCATCGGGAGACTACAATCTGACAGCTGTGGGAGTGTCGGGTGTTGTGTTCCGTAACACCACCAAACTGAATCATGCCGACGAGAAGCCCTCAGTGTTTGTTCAAACCGATAAGGCCACCTATAAGCCGGCTGATCTTGTACAGTTCCGTGTCCTCTTCCTCGATGAGAACACCCGGCCGGCCAGGATCgatgggaccatttctgtggTGATTACCGATGGAGCTCAGAACAGGATCAAACAGATTTCTAATGTCAAACTGACCAAAGGCGTGTACACCGGGGAACTGCAGCTCTCGGAGCAGCCTGTCCTGGGCACCTGGAAGCTGGCCGTCAATGTGGATGGAGAGGCCAGGGAAACCAAAACCTTTGAGGTTGACAAATATGTCCTGCCCAAATTCGAAGTAAAAATTGACACAGCCAAGGATGTGGTTGCAGCCGATAACCTGATCAAGGCCACCATTCGGGCCAAGTACACCTACGGAAAGCCGGTTAAGGGAAAGGCCACAGTCTCGCTAGAATCGAACTATGGTTGGTCTTCAACATCCAAGCAAGAGAAGACCATCGATGTCGATGGCAAGGGCCATGTTGAGTTTAATCTGCCGGGATCTATAGCAAATTCCGCCTATATACCGCCCTATAAACTGTTTGCTGTTGTCACAGAGGAGCTAACTGGCAACAAACAAAATGCAACCGCTACGGTGAACCTCCATCAGCAACGCTACAAGTTGCAGTCGGTAGATAGTCCAACCACCTACAAGCCAAGCAAGTCTTTTGTGTACCAGGTTGCTGTCAAGAATGTGGATGATTCCCCAGTTTTGGGTTCTACGAAAAaggttaaattattttttgatttgcCTGGTCGATACTTTTCGCCTCACTATAGCGGACaccaaattaaatatgaaGAGCCTTTGAACGAGAATGGCATCGCCACTTTCCAGGTTACACTTCCCGCAAATGTTTCGAACTACTATGCAATTTTGGCAGATTTTGATGGTGTACAAGGACACTTCGGAACTATCTCAAAATTCCAGGAATCGGAGAATAGAGAACCACTAACAATTAAGGTTAACACCAAAAA ACCTCGACTGGGCGAGAAAGTTTCGTTTGATGTGATTTCAACTGGAAATATACCCTATTTTGTCTACACAATTGTAGCCAGGGGTAATATTGTCCTTAGTGATTATATCGTAGTTCCCGAAGATACTAAGAAGTACACTGTGAAGTTTACACCCACATTTGATATGGTTCCCCAGGCCACGATCTACATACATTATGTTATCGACAACGATCTCAAATTCGAAGAGAAAACTATTGACTTCGAAAAGGACTTTAGTAACTCT atCGATATTGTGGCTCCTGTCAATGCAAAGCCCAGTGAGGAAGTTAAACTAAAAGTGAAAACTGATGCCGACTCTTTTGTGGGTCTCCTTGGAGTGGACCAGAGTGTCCTTTTGCTGAAATCCGGCAATGATTTTAATAAGGATGACATTTTTAATAGCCTCAACAAGTACAAGACATCAACGCCCTGGCTCCGTGGATATGGACGTTATCCTGGACAAACCTCCGGATTGGTAACACTCACCAATGCCAATTATCCCTACAATACGG ATGTATCCCACATCAAAGACTATTCAGTATATGACAACGAAGTTTTAACGCTGGAACTACGTGCCGTAATGGATGCCGATTTATCACCAGAGATTTTTTTTGATgaagaaaatttgaaaactgATCAAATTAGAAAAGAGTTTCCAGAAACAtggatttttcaaaatacggAAAA tGTCGATGATAGCGGCTTCACCCTGACAAAGAAGATACCTGATACGATAACCTCATGGGTGATTACCGGCTTTTCCCTGAATCCAACTTCCGGAATTGCTTTAACCAAGAATCCCAGCATGATTCGAGTGTTCCAGCCATTCTTCGTGTCCACCAATTTGCCATACTCCGTCAAGAGGG GTGAGGTTATTTCTGTGCCTGTTGTGGTTTTCAACTATTTGGACAAGGCCCTTGATGTCGATGTGACAATGGACAATTCGGACGGGGAGTACGAGTTCACGGAGGCCACCAACGATGTCCTGGAGAAGGCCAGCGATGACGTCCAAAGGACTAAGCGAGAAACAGTTCCGGCCAACAGTGGCAAAAGTCTTTCGTTTATGATTCGTCCCAAAAATGTGGGAACTACGACTTTGAAGATTACTGCCACTTCACCCCTAGCCGGAGATACCATCCATCAGAAGTTGAAGGTGGAACCTGAGGGAGTGACCCAATTTGAGAACCGTGCTGTCTTCATTAACCTGAAGGATCAGCCAGAGTTCTCCCAGACCGTGGATGCAGAGATACCCCAGGAGGCAGTACCTCAATCGGAGTTCATTGAGTTTTCCGTGGTGGGCGATCTCCTGGGTCCCACACTCCAAAATCTGGACAATCTGGTCCGGATGCCCTACGGATGTGGCGAGCAGAACATGGTCAACTTTGTGCCCAACATCCTGGTGCTGAAGTACTTGGAAGTGACGGGACGAAGAATGCCCGCTGTAGAGACCAAGGCCAAGAAGTTCCTGGAGATTGGTTACCAGCGGGAGTTGACTTACAAGCACGACGATGGATCCTACAGTGCCTTTGGAAAATCGGATAAGTCTGGCAGTACCTGGCTAACTGCTTACGTGATGAGGTCCTTCCACCAAGCCGGAAAGTACACCGATGTGGATCCCAAGGTCGTTATTGCTGGCCTCGACTTCCTCGTGTCCAAGCAGAAGGAGAACGGCGAGTTCCCCGAGGTGGGAAAACTCTTTGACAACGCCAATCAGAATTCCTTAGCTCTCACATCCTTTGTACTGCTGGCTTTCTTCGAGAATTAC GAACTCATTGAGAAGTATCAGAGCGCCATCCAGAAGGGAGTTAACTACGTCGCCGAGGAGGTGGACAAGTCGGATGATCTTTATTCTTTGGCCATCGCCGTGGTGGCTTTGCAACTGGCCAAGCATCCGCAGGCCGAAAAGGTTCTGGCCAAGTTGGAGACCCTGGCCAGGCAGGAGAACGATCGCAAATGGTGGTCCAAGGTGGATCCGACATCGAGTAGTGAAGTTGCCCGCGTCTACTGGAAGCCTCGTAGCAACGATGTAGAGATTACCTCCTACGTCCTGCTGGCTCTTCTCGAAAAGGAGGCGGCGGATAAGTCCCTGCCCATTATCAAGTGGCTGATAGCGCAGCGAAACAGCAACGGAGGATTCTCGTCCACCCAGGACACGGTGATAGGACTGCAGGCTCTGACCAAATTCGCCTACAAAACTGGATCTGGTTCAGGCAGCATGGACATTGAATTTACTCCTGCCGGAGGCACTAAGGATACCATCAAAGTGAACCCCGAAAACTCATTGGTCCTGCAGACTCATGTCCTGCCCAAGAATACGCGCAAGGTCGACTTCACAGCGAAGGGCACAGGATCTGCCATGGTGCAGTTATCCTATCGCTACAACCTGGCCGAGAAGGAGAAGAAGCCCAGCTTCAAAGTGACACCAACGGTGAAGAACTCCCCCAGCCCCCAGCTCCTTGACGTCGATATCTGTGCCGAGTTTGTGCCCCTGGAAGAGGCCGACAAGGAGAAGGACTCAAACATGGCTGTCATGGAGATCGCCCTGCCATCCGGTTTTGTGAGCGATTCCGATACTTTGGATGGAATTCAGAACGTCGACAGGGTTAAGAGGGTGGAGACCAAGAACTCCGACTCGACGGTTATTGTTTACTTTGATAGCCTGACCCCCGGCGATGTCCGCTGCCTCCCAGTCAAGGCCACCAAGGCCCATGCGGTGGCCAAGCAGAAGCCCGCCTCCGTGTCCCTATACGACTATTACGACACCGAGCGCCGAGCCACCGAGTACTATCAGGTGGCCTCCTCCTTGTGCGATATTTGCCAAGGATCCGATTGCGGCGAGGGCTGCAAAAAGAGTGCCTAA